A genomic segment from Stappia indica encodes:
- the ispH gene encoding 4-hydroxy-3-methylbut-2-enyl diphosphate reductase, whose protein sequence is MASDPSAGNRPPLKVLLCAPRGFCAGVDRAVQIVELALERFGAPVYVRHEIVHNKFVVESLKAKGAVFVEELDEIPDGDHDRPVVFSAHGVPKSVPEDARARNMFYLDATCPLVSKVHKEAEIHFRRGREIVLIGHAGHPEVIGTMGQLPEGAVRLVETAEDARRFEPAGDRPLAWITQTTLSVDDTAQIVEVLTTRFPDIVAPHKDDICYATTNRQEAVKAVAPDVEALIVVGAPNSSNSQRLREVAERAGCPVALLVQRAADIPWDTLPPLTSLGITAGASAPEVLVEEIIAAFAERYEVTVDSVRTAEETISFNLPRALREAAE, encoded by the coding sequence TTGGCTTCAGACCCTTCCGCCGGAAACCGCCCGCCGCTCAAGGTGCTGCTCTGCGCCCCGCGGGGCTTTTGCGCCGGTGTCGACCGTGCCGTGCAGATCGTCGAGCTGGCGCTGGAGCGCTTCGGCGCGCCGGTCTATGTGCGCCACGAGATCGTGCACAACAAGTTCGTCGTCGAGAGCCTGAAGGCCAAGGGCGCCGTCTTCGTCGAGGAGCTGGACGAGATCCCGGACGGCGATCACGACCGGCCGGTGGTGTTTTCCGCGCATGGCGTGCCGAAGTCGGTGCCCGAGGACGCGCGCGCGCGCAACATGTTCTATCTCGACGCCACCTGCCCGCTGGTCTCCAAGGTCCACAAGGAAGCGGAGATCCACTTCCGCCGCGGCCGCGAGATCGTGCTGATCGGCCATGCCGGCCATCCGGAAGTCATCGGCACGATGGGCCAGTTGCCGGAGGGCGCCGTGCGTCTCGTCGAGACGGCGGAGGATGCAAGGCGCTTCGAGCCGGCCGGCGACCGTCCGCTCGCCTGGATCACCCAGACCACGCTGTCGGTGGACGACACCGCCCAGATCGTCGAGGTGCTGACCACCCGCTTCCCCGACATCGTCGCCCCGCACAAGGACGACATCTGCTACGCCACCACCAACCGCCAGGAAGCGGTGAAGGCCGTTGCCCCGGACGTCGAGGCGCTGATCGTCGTCGGCGCGCCGAACTCGTCGAACTCGCAGCGCCTACGCGAGGTCGCCGAGCGCGCCGGCTGCCCGGTCGCCCTGCTCGTCCAGCGCGCCGCGGACATCCCCTGGGACACGCTTCCGCCGCTGACGAGCCTCGGCATCACCGCCGGCGCCTCCGCGCCCGAGGTCTTGGTGGAGGAGATCATCGCCGCCTTTGCCGAGCGCTACGAGGTCACCGTCGACAGCGTGCGCACGGCCGAGGAGACGATTTCCTTCAACCTGCCGCGCGCCCTGCGCGAGGCGGCCGAGTAG
- the gcvT gene encoding glycine cleavage system aminomethyltransferase GcvT, producing MADHADGPLLSTPLLSTPLTDLHRELGARLVPFAGYEMPVQYPAGIIAEHSHTREKAGLFDVSHMGQAWLVGPDHETTARALEAMVPSDVAVLKPGRQRYTVLLNAEGGIVDDLMVARPQGPENEGRLFLVVNASRKAVDYALIAANLPDNVRLEVIEDRALIALQGPMAAEVMAAHAPAAADMAFMGVAQMEFDGIAVYVSRSGYTGEDGYEISVPAGAAEPLARALLADERVAPIGLGARDSLRLEAGLCLYGHDLDETTSPVEGAITFVLQKRRKEEANFPGAARILSELADGPSRVRVGLTLAGRAPAREGAEIRAADGSVIGVLTSGGFAPTLGAPIAMGYVDPAHAGVGTPVKLVVRGRELEASIADMPFVPQRYHRKPSA from the coding sequence ATGGCCGATCACGCCGACGGACCTCTGCTTTCGACGCCCCTGCTTTCCACGCCCCTGACGGACCTGCACCGCGAGCTCGGTGCGCGTCTCGTGCCGTTCGCCGGCTACGAGATGCCGGTCCAGTATCCCGCCGGCATCATCGCCGAGCACAGCCATACCCGCGAGAAGGCCGGTCTCTTCGACGTGTCGCATATGGGCCAGGCCTGGCTGGTCGGCCCGGACCACGAGACGACGGCCCGCGCGCTCGAGGCGATGGTCCCCTCCGACGTCGCCGTGCTGAAGCCCGGCCGCCAGCGCTACACCGTGCTTTTGAACGCCGAGGGCGGCATCGTCGACGACCTGATGGTCGCGCGGCCGCAAGGGCCGGAAAACGAGGGCCGGCTGTTCCTGGTCGTCAACGCCTCGCGCAAGGCGGTCGACTACGCGCTGATCGCGGCGAACCTTCCCGATAACGTGAGGCTGGAGGTCATCGAGGACCGCGCGCTGATCGCGCTGCAGGGCCCGATGGCGGCCGAGGTGATGGCCGCCCATGCGCCGGCTGCCGCGGACATGGCCTTCATGGGCGTTGCGCAGATGGAGTTCGACGGCATCGCCGTCTACGTCTCGCGCTCCGGCTATACCGGCGAGGACGGCTACGAGATCTCCGTGCCGGCGGGCGCTGCCGAGCCGCTGGCCCGCGCCCTGCTCGCCGACGAGCGCGTCGCCCCCATCGGCCTCGGTGCGCGCGATTCGCTGCGCCTCGAAGCCGGGCTCTGCCTCTACGGCCACGACCTCGACGAGACCACTTCGCCGGTCGAGGGCGCGATCACCTTCGTGCTGCAGAAGCGCCGCAAGGAAGAGGCCAACTTTCCGGGCGCCGCCCGCATCCTCTCGGAACTGGCGGATGGACCTTCGCGCGTGCGTGTCGGCCTGACGCTGGCCGGCCGTGCCCCGGCCCGCGAGGGCGCGGAAATCCGCGCGGCCGATGGCAGCGTCATCGGCGTTCTCACCTCGGGCGGCTTCGCGCCGACGCTGGGTGCCCCCATCGCCATGGGCTATGTCGACCCGGCCCATGCGGGTGTCGGCACGCCGGTGAAGCTGGTGGTGCGCGGCCGCGAGCTCGAGGCGAGCATCGCCGACATGCCGTTCGTTCCTCAGCGCTACCATCGCAAGCCGTCCGCCTGA
- the gcvH gene encoding glycine cleavage system protein GcvH produces the protein MSTRYTEDHEWITVEGDVATVGITTYAQEQLGDVVFVELPEVGRKVSKGDEAAVVESVKAASEVYAPLDGEIVEANGVLADEPGKVNEDPEGAAWFVKIRLADTSQFDELMDEAAYKAFVEGL, from the coding sequence ATGAGCACCCGCTACACCGAAGACCACGAGTGGATCACCGTCGAGGGCGACGTCGCCACGGTCGGCATCACCACCTATGCCCAGGAGCAGCTGGGCGATGTCGTGTTCGTCGAACTGCCCGAGGTCGGCCGCAAGGTCTCCAAGGGCGACGAGGCGGCGGTCGTGGAAAGCGTCAAGGCGGCGTCCGAGGTCTATGCCCCGCTCGACGGCGAGATCGTCGAGGCCAACGGCGTGCTGGCCGACGAGCCGGGCAAGGTGAACGAGGACCCGGAAGGGGCGGCGTGGTTCGTCAAGATCCGCCTGGCCGACACCTCGCAGTTCGACGAGCTGATGGACGAGGCCGCCTACAAGGCCTTTGTCGAGGGGCTCTGA
- a CDS encoding OsmC family protein: MARHLYRADVSWRRQGDFAANAYSRGHDWSFDGGITVPASASPSVVPLPNSVEAAVDPEEAFVAAISSCHMLWFLDLARRDGLIVESYRDAAEGTMERVAPGKMAVTRVTLRPQIVLAGDTLPDRDRIDALHHQAHEACFIANSVKSEIVVEALPATLADNRQGA; encoded by the coding sequence ATGGCACGGCACCTCTACCGGGCCGATGTGAGCTGGCGGCGGCAGGGCGACTTCGCCGCCAATGCCTACAGCCGCGGCCATGATTGGTCCTTCGACGGAGGCATCACCGTGCCGGCCTCGGCCTCGCCGAGCGTCGTGCCGCTGCCCAACTCCGTCGAGGCGGCCGTCGACCCGGAAGAGGCCTTCGTGGCGGCGATCTCCAGCTGCCACATGCTGTGGTTCCTCGATCTTGCCCGCCGCGACGGGCTGATCGTCGAGAGCTACCGCGACGCGGCCGAGGGCACCATGGAGCGGGTCGCGCCCGGCAAGATGGCCGTGACCCGCGTTACGCTGCGCCCGCAGATCGTGCTGGCCGGCGACACGCTGCCCGATCGGGACCGGATCGACGCCCTGCATCACCAGGCCCACGAGGCCTGCTTCATCGCCAATTCCGTCAAGAGCGAGATCGTGGTCGAGGCCTTGCCCGCCACGCTTGCCGACAACCGCCAAGGAGCGTGA
- the gcvPA gene encoding aminomethyl-transferring glycine dehydrogenase subunit GcvPA produces the protein MRYLPLSDTDRADMLARVGISDIDEIFVDIPKSARIDGLLDLPRRQSEFAVERDLTRMAGKNVAASSVPFFVGAGAYKHHVPASVDHLIQRSEFLTSYTPYQPEVTQGTLQYLFEFQTQVAALTGMEVANASMYDGSTGTAEAVLMAHRVTRRNKAVLSGGLHPHYRQVVEGLSAMAGDRVEALPADPAGTEDILAAIDDETSCVVVQSPSFYGQLIDLKPIAEKAHAHGALLIAVFTEVVSLGLIEAPGEQGADIVVGEGQSIGNGLNFGGPYVGLFATRQKFIRQMPGRLCGETVDANGKRGFVLTLSTREQHIRRDKATSNICTNSGLCCLAFTIHMTLLGGNGLAKLARINHANAVKLKGALEGVAGVKVLNDAFFNEFTVKLPKPAAEVVEALAEKGVLGGVPVSRLEPGKADLSDLLLVASSEVNSDEDRAAFVAALKEVLA, from the coding sequence ATGCGCTATCTGCCGCTGTCCGATACCGACCGTGCCGACATGCTGGCGCGCGTCGGCATCTCGGACATCGACGAGATCTTCGTCGACATCCCGAAAAGCGCCCGCATCGACGGGCTGCTGGACCTGCCGCGCCGCCAGAGCGAGTTCGCCGTCGAGCGCGACCTGACGCGCATGGCGGGCAAGAACGTCGCCGCCTCCTCGGTGCCGTTCTTCGTCGGCGCCGGCGCCTACAAGCATCATGTGCCGGCCAGCGTCGACCACCTGATCCAGCGCTCCGAGTTCCTCACCTCCTACACGCCGTACCAGCCGGAGGTGACGCAGGGCACGCTGCAATATCTCTTCGAGTTCCAGACCCAGGTGGCCGCGCTCACCGGCATGGAGGTCGCCAACGCCTCCATGTATGACGGCTCGACCGGCACGGCCGAAGCCGTGCTGATGGCGCACCGGGTGACCCGCCGCAACAAGGCGGTGCTGTCCGGCGGCCTGCACCCGCACTACCGGCAGGTGGTCGAAGGCCTGAGCGCGATGGCCGGCGACCGGGTCGAGGCGCTGCCGGCCGACCCCGCAGGCACCGAGGACATTCTCGCTGCCATCGACGACGAGACCTCCTGCGTGGTGGTGCAGTCGCCGTCCTTCTACGGTCAGCTGATCGACCTGAAGCCGATCGCGGAGAAGGCGCATGCCCATGGCGCGCTGCTGATCGCCGTCTTCACCGAGGTGGTGTCGCTGGGCCTGATCGAGGCGCCGGGCGAGCAGGGCGCCGACATCGTCGTCGGCGAGGGCCAGTCCATCGGCAACGGCCTCAACTTCGGCGGTCCTTATGTCGGCCTCTTCGCGACGCGGCAGAAGTTCATCCGCCAGATGCCGGGCCGCCTGTGCGGCGAGACGGTCGATGCCAACGGCAAGCGCGGCTTCGTGCTGACGCTCTCGACCCGCGAGCAGCACATCCGCCGCGACAAGGCGACGTCGAACATCTGCACCAATTCGGGCCTGTGCTGTCTGGCCTTCACCATCCACATGACGCTGCTCGGCGGCAACGGCCTCGCCAAGCTTGCCCGCATCAACCACGCCAACGCGGTGAAGCTGAAGGGCGCGCTGGAAGGCGTTGCCGGCGTGAAGGTGCTCAACGACGCCTTCTTCAACGAGTTCACCGTCAAGCTGCCGAAGCCGGCGGCCGAGGTGGTCGAGGCGCTGGCCGAAAAGGGCGTGCTCGGCGGCGTGCCGGTGTCGCGGCTCGAGCCGGGCAAGGCCGACCTCTCCGACCTGCTGCTCGTGGCATCGAGCGAAGTCAATTCCGATGAGGACCGCGCGGCCTTCGTCGCGGCACTGAAGGAGGTGCTGGCATGA
- the gcvPB gene encoding aminomethyl-transferring glycine dehydrogenase subunit GcvPB — protein sequence MSMNTQGRPSAPSETAITSERATFTGNKALAMEEPLLFEIGRMDVCGVDLDEADDFTPALGSHARKAVPDLPALTEPETMRHYVRLSSKNYAIDAGLYPLGSCTMKHNPRLNEKMARLPGFGDVHPLQPLSTVTGAVELISELAHWLVTMTGMSAVAMSPKAGAHGELCGMMAIKAAHQAAGRDPKIVLVPESAHGTNPATAALLGYKVVSIEAREDGTVDPAAVKARIKEHEGDIAGIMLTNPNTCGLFERDIIAIAEAIHAADGYFYCDGANFNAIVGKARPGDLGVDAMHINLHKTFSTPHGGGGPGAGPVVLSERLAPFAPLPFLRKVEGGTQWVETDAELKDGEQPFGRMTAFHGQMGMYVRALAYMKSHGADGLKQASEDAVLNANYVRVGLQDLMSLPFGQRWCMHEVLFDDSFLKDTGVTTLDFAKAMIDEGYHPMTMYFPLVVHGAMLIEPTESESRSSLDLFIATMRDLVLSAQKGETDRFKGAPFHAPRGRLDETRAARNPVLKWERPAAQAVQPQAAE from the coding sequence ATGAGCATGAACACTCAGGGACGTCCGTCCGCGCCTAGCGAGACGGCGATCACCAGCGAGCGTGCGACCTTCACCGGCAACAAGGCGCTGGCCATGGAAGAGCCGTTGCTCTTCGAGATCGGCCGCATGGATGTGTGCGGCGTCGACCTCGACGAGGCGGACGATTTTACGCCGGCGCTGGGCAGCCACGCCCGCAAGGCGGTGCCGGACCTGCCGGCGCTGACCGAGCCGGAGACCATGCGCCACTATGTGCGCCTGTCCTCGAAGAACTACGCCATCGATGCGGGGCTCTACCCGCTCGGCTCCTGCACGATGAAGCACAATCCGCGCCTCAACGAGAAGATGGCGCGCCTGCCGGGCTTCGGCGACGTGCATCCGCTGCAGCCGCTGTCGACGGTGACCGGCGCGGTCGAGCTGATCAGCGAGCTGGCGCACTGGCTGGTCACCATGACCGGCATGAGCGCGGTGGCGATGAGCCCGAAGGCCGGCGCCCATGGCGAATTGTGCGGCATGATGGCGATCAAGGCCGCGCACCAGGCGGCCGGGCGCGACCCGAAGATCGTCCTGGTGCCGGAATCGGCCCATGGCACCAACCCGGCAACGGCAGCGCTCCTCGGCTACAAGGTGGTCTCCATCGAGGCGCGCGAGGACGGCACGGTCGATCCGGCGGCGGTCAAGGCGCGCATCAAGGAGCATGAAGGCGACATCGCCGGCATCATGCTGACCAACCCCAACACCTGCGGCCTGTTCGAGCGCGACATCATCGCCATCGCCGAGGCGATCCATGCGGCGGACGGCTATTTCTACTGCGACGGCGCCAACTTCAACGCCATCGTCGGCAAGGCCCGTCCGGGCGATCTCGGCGTCGACGCCATGCACATCAACCTGCACAAGACCTTCTCCACCCCGCATGGCGGCGGCGGTCCGGGTGCAGGTCCCGTGGTGCTGTCGGAGCGCCTGGCGCCGTTCGCCCCGCTGCCCTTCCTGCGCAAGGTCGAGGGCGGGACGCAGTGGGTGGAAACGGATGCGGAGCTCAAGGACGGCGAGCAGCCCTTCGGCCGCATGACCGCCTTCCACGGCCAGATGGGCATGTATGTGCGTGCGCTCGCCTACATGAAGAGCCACGGCGCCGACGGGTTGAAGCAGGCGTCCGAGGACGCGGTGCTCAACGCCAACTATGTGCGCGTCGGGTTGCAGGACCTGATGAGCCTGCCCTTCGGCCAGCGCTGGTGCATGCACGAGGTGCTGTTCGACGACAGTTTCCTCAAGGACACCGGCGTCACCACGCTCGACTTCGCCAAGGCGATGATCGACGAGGGCTACCACCCGATGACCATGTATTTCCCGCTGGTCGTCCACGGCGCGATGCTGATCGAGCCGACGGAATCGGAAAGCCGTTCCTCGCTCGACCTGTTTATCGCCACCATGCGCGACCTCGTCCTGAGCGCGCAGAAGGGCGAGACGGACCGCTTCAAGGGCGCACCGTTCCACGCCCCGCGCGGCCGTCTCGACGAGACGCGGGCGGCGCGCAACCCGGTGCTCAAGTGGGAGCGCCCGGCAGCCCAGGCGGTGCAGCCGCAGGCCGCGGAGTAA